The proteins below are encoded in one region of Chloracidobacterium sp.:
- a CDS encoding DNA translocase FtsK: MTNSLPPTVTPADQTYFVPSRFSEAVGILLGFCALTLALALLSFHPDDVSWSVSASVTQIHNAIGVVGAAASDALLQSLGLTAYALPLLIGFHAVQVFRGRALLVSAEQAAGVTGLLLASAGFLSLFRELPLFWGRIHPGGFVGLTLESWLEAALNPLGAGLVLIGAALLSLMLATTFSFRGWLLTWRRLSPLAQTATAEVPDQPATPSANGGLPVTVARRRSHSTDNSYGAVAESLEDKSRHEQRIAEALYGGDEAPGIVSGVRRTPHSVPAADFSTEAAAVSAVPEAPVEPTPPPPPVAPASESPPVLEQKPSVLEPKTPAAAPTPLEIPRSPGADVRRLAREAIERRNSGNNALVRELQRRTEPEPPVAGRRAGVSTPQLQDDVQQEVAKMVQGVQIVRRHSTPPTPAAIQPAVVQQPATLASNRFGAAAGTAAAPSPAEAATAAAYALPTVDMLNPPPPQMSQSDEELRARARLLAEKCREFNVVGEIQEIEPGPVVTTFGFKPDPGVKYSRVVSLVDDLCLGLQVESIRIDRMAGKATIGIEVPNTQRDTIYLREIIESPVFRDNPGRLPIALGKTINGEPYATDLAKMPHLLIAGATGSGKSVMINSLICSILFKSTANDVRLILVDPKRVELELYAGIPHLLTPIITDPKRAANALNWAVGEMENRYKLLASVGVRNIEGFNRAVSEPPDPMKFPDGPPPRLPYIVIVIDELADLMMAASGEVETAIARLAQMARAVGIHLVIATQRPSVDVITGLIKANFPARISFRVSSKVDSRTILDANGAEQLLGQGDMLFSPGSSRLIRIHGAYVSEAEINRITEFLKRQGAPQYNESVQMSEEEVEAAEAGVGERDALYDEAVRIVVQMGKASTSVLQRRLRIGYGRAAAILDMMEREGFIGPIDGSKPRIVKQAAYDYVEMLDGHALMPEDE; this comes from the coding sequence ATGACCAACAGCTTGCCCCCAACCGTCACCCCCGCCGACCAAACATACTTCGTGCCTTCGCGTTTTAGCGAAGCCGTCGGTATCCTACTTGGGTTCTGTGCCCTGACGCTCGCTCTCGCCCTCCTCTCATTCCACCCAGACGATGTTTCCTGGAGCGTCAGCGCCTCGGTGACGCAAATCCACAATGCGATCGGCGTGGTTGGCGCGGCGGCCTCTGATGCCCTGCTGCAAAGTCTCGGACTGACGGCTTACGCCTTGCCGCTACTGATCGGCTTTCACGCTGTCCAAGTGTTTCGCGGTCGGGCGCTGTTGGTGTCGGCTGAACAGGCCGCCGGCGTCACCGGCTTGCTGCTTGCGTCGGCCGGTTTTCTCTCCCTGTTCCGGGAGTTGCCCTTGTTTTGGGGGCGCATTCATCCAGGTGGTTTTGTCGGCTTGACGCTTGAAAGCTGGCTTGAAGCGGCGCTCAATCCCCTTGGCGCCGGCTTGGTTCTGATCGGCGCAGCGTTGCTGTCGCTGATGCTGGCTACGACGTTTTCATTTCGGGGCTGGTTGCTCACGTGGCGGCGATTGTCACCACTGGCCCAAACGGCGACGGCGGAGGTCCCCGACCAACCCGCTACACCATCCGCCAACGGCGGCCTCCCCGTCACGGTTGCCCGCCGCCGTAGTCATTCAACCGACAACAGCTATGGTGCTGTCGCCGAGTCTTTGGAGGACAAAAGCCGTCACGAGCAACGGATTGCTGAAGCGCTCTACGGTGGCGACGAAGCGCCCGGCATCGTCTCTGGAGTGCGCCGAACACCGCATAGCGTTCCGGCGGCTGATTTCTCGACCGAGGCCGCCGCCGTGTCGGCTGTACCAGAAGCGCCGGTCGAGCCGACGCCACCTCCGCCGCCGGTCGCGCCCGCGAGCGAGTCGCCGCCGGTTTTAGAGCAGAAGCCATCTGTTTTGGAGCCAAAAACGCCGGCTGCCGCACCGACGCCGCTGGAGATCCCACGCAGTCCTGGCGCAGATGTTCGCCGCTTGGCCCGTGAGGCAATTGAGCGCCGCAACAGCGGCAACAATGCGCTGGTTCGAGAGCTGCAACGCCGAACTGAACCAGAGCCGCCCGTCGCCGGCCGCCGCGCAGGTGTGTCCACACCACAGCTTCAGGACGACGTGCAACAGGAAGTCGCCAAAATGGTGCAGGGCGTTCAGATTGTCCGGCGTCACTCCACACCGCCGACGCCTGCCGCCATCCAACCGGCAGTTGTCCAGCAACCGGCAACTCTAGCCAGCAACCGGTTTGGTGCAGCGGCGGGGACGGCGGCTGCGCCGTCCCCGGCCGAGGCTGCAACCGCCGCGGCCTACGCTCTACCGACCGTGGACATGTTGAATCCGCCCCCGCCGCAGATGAGTCAATCCGATGAGGAACTGCGCGCGCGTGCGCGGTTACTAGCGGAAAAATGCCGTGAGTTCAACGTTGTCGGCGAAATTCAGGAAATCGAACCAGGGCCGGTGGTCACGACATTTGGTTTCAAGCCCGATCCGGGCGTCAAGTACAGTCGGGTGGTCAGCCTTGTGGACGACCTCTGCCTTGGGTTGCAAGTGGAGTCCATTCGCATTGACCGGATGGCGGGCAAGGCGACCATCGGCATTGAAGTGCCGAATACACAGCGTGACACAATTTACCTGCGTGAAATCATCGAGTCGCCGGTATTCCGTGACAATCCCGGACGATTGCCGATTGCGTTGGGAAAAACTATCAACGGCGAGCCGTACGCAACCGACTTGGCGAAGATGCCCCACCTGTTGATCGCCGGCGCAACCGGGTCGGGAAAGTCGGTGATGATTAACTCGCTGATTTGCTCGATCTTGTTTAAGTCCACCGCCAACGACGTACGCCTGATTTTGGTGGATCCGAAGCGCGTCGAACTGGAGCTGTACGCCGGGATCCCGCACCTGTTGACGCCCATTATCACTGACCCGAAGCGGGCCGCCAACGCGCTCAACTGGGCGGTCGGCGAGATGGAAAACCGCTACAAGCTGCTGGCAAGCGTCGGCGTTCGCAACATCGAAGGTTTTAATCGCGCCGTAAGCGAACCGCCCGATCCGATGAAATTTCCTGACGGGCCGCCGCCGCGCCTTCCCTACATCGTCATTGTCATTGACGAGCTGGCCGACCTGATGATGGCGGCGTCAGGCGAAGTGGAGACCGCCATTGCCCGGCTGGCGCAAATGGCGCGCGCCGTAGGAATTCATCTGGTCATTGCCACGCAACGCCCGTCGGTGGATGTCATTACCGGCCTGATCAAAGCCAACTTTCCAGCGCGGATTTCCTTCCGGGTGTCGTCCAAAGTGGACTCTCGCACGATTCTCGACGCCAACGGTGCAGAGCAGCTGTTGGGACAGGGCGACATGCTGTTTTCACCTGGCTCGTCACGGCTCATTCGCATTCACGGGGCATATGTCAGCGAGGCCGAAATCAACCGCATCACAGAGTTTCTCAAGCGGCAGGGCGCGCCCCAGTACAATGAAAGCGTCCAGATGTCGGAAGAGGAAGTTGAGGCGGCGGAAGCCGGCGTTGGGGAGCGAGATGCGCTTTACGACGAAGCCGTACGGATTGTCGTGCAGATGGGGAAGGCTTCGACTTCGGTGCTCCAGCGGCGGCTGCGCATCGGGTACGGCCGGGCGGCGGCTATTCTCGACATGATGGAGCGTGAAGGTTTCATCGGGCCGATTGACGGAAGTAAACCACGGATTGTCAAGCAGGCAGCCTATGACTACGTGGAAATGCTCGATGGGCACGCCCTGATGCCGGAGGATGAGTAG
- a CDS encoding SDR family oxidoreductase → MSKLLEGKVALVTGGSRGIGRGICEVFAREGCDIALNYHTNDAAAEEAAAAVRAYGRRVVTYRASVADRPSVKRMVQDALNDFERIDILVNNAAINRPDMFLTMSDKAWDEVMDVNLNGLFNVTKPVFRHMARRRYGRILNIGSIGGIRTVPTSVHYATSKAAVVGFTKMLAREGAAFGVLVNAIAAGIFDTDLGHTLPDRFRESYEMWCSVGRLGKPQEIGELAAFLVSDRNAYMNGEVIILDGGTVT, encoded by the coding sequence ATGTCGAAATTGCTGGAAGGTAAGGTGGCGCTCGTGACGGGCGGCTCGCGCGGCATTGGACGGGGCATCTGTGAAGTCTTCGCCCGTGAAGGCTGTGATATCGCCCTCAACTACCACACTAACGATGCGGCGGCTGAAGAAGCCGCCGCCGCCGTGCGCGCCTACGGTCGCCGTGTCGTGACTTACCGCGCGTCAGTCGCCGACCGACCCTCGGTGAAGCGAATGGTGCAGGACGCGCTGAACGATTTCGAGCGGATTGACATTTTGGTCAACAACGCCGCCATTAACCGCCCGGACATGTTCCTCACCATGAGTGACAAAGCTTGGGACGAGGTCATGGACGTCAATCTCAACGGCTTGTTTAACGTCACCAAGCCGGTGTTTCGACACATGGCGCGGCGGCGCTACGGCCGGATTCTCAACATCGGCTCGATTGGCGGCATCCGCACTGTTCCGACCAGTGTTCACTACGCCACCTCGAAAGCAGCCGTTGTCGGTTTCACGAAAATGCTGGCGCGCGAAGGCGCGGCGTTCGGCGTGCTGGTTAATGCTATCGCCGCTGGGATTTTCGACACCGACCTTGGGCATACCCTGCCGGATCGGTTCCGCGAAAGCTACGAAATGTGGTGTTCCGTCGGCCGGCTCGGCAAGCCGCAGGAAATCGGCGAACTGGCGGCGTTTCTGGTGTCCGACCGCAACGCCTACATGAACGGCGAGGTCATTATTCTTGACGGCGGCACGGTGACGTGA
- a CDS encoding RidA family protein: MTTTRIVTDQAPAAIGPYAQAVRVGDWLFTSGQIPLDPATMTIVGDDVATQTRQVLKNLAAVVRAAGGDLSHVVKTTVFLKDLNDFQAMNEVYATFFPSEPPARSTVEVARLPKDVRVEIECIAVIPSRTGG, encoded by the coding sequence ATGACGACCACACGTATCGTCACCGACCAAGCCCCGGCCGCCATTGGCCCTTATGCCCAAGCCGTACGGGTTGGCGATTGGCTTTTCACATCGGGACAAATCCCGCTTGATCCGGCCACGATGACCATCGTTGGCGACGATGTCGCCACGCAGACTCGACAGGTTCTTAAGAATCTGGCGGCCGTAGTGCGGGCGGCCGGCGGCGATTTGTCCCACGTCGTCAAGACGACGGTGTTTCTCAAGGACCTGAACGACTTTCAAGCGATGAACGAGGTCTACGCAACCTTCTTCCCTAGTGAACCGCCGGCCCGCTCGACCGTTGAGGTTGCCCGGCTGCCCAAGGACGTGCGGGTGGAGATTGAGTGCATCGCCGTCATCCCGTCCCGAACGGGTGGGTAA
- the ribA gene encoding GTP cyclohydrolase II encodes MDGMLGERVSDNAPALTVERVAEANLPTEFGLFRILGYRSLTSDEEFVALLKGVPNPQTPTLVRIHSQCLTGDVFHSIKCDCGPQLQRAMEKIAAAGLGVIIYQQQEGRGIGILNKIRAYALQDQGADTIEANLRLGFDVDARDYTQCAEILCELGLRKIRLMSNNPRKLAALRDAGLEVVERVPIELSPRAPSIGYLRTKKEKMGHLLSVV; translated from the coding sequence ATGGACGGCATGCTTGGGGAAAGAGTCAGCGACAACGCGCCAGCGCTCACGGTTGAGCGCGTCGCAGAAGCGAATCTCCCCACGGAATTTGGTCTGTTTCGCATTCTTGGGTATCGCAGCCTGACGAGCGACGAAGAGTTTGTCGCTTTGCTCAAGGGCGTCCCCAACCCACAGACGCCCACCCTTGTTCGGATTCACTCCCAGTGCCTGACCGGCGATGTTTTTCATTCGATCAAGTGTGACTGCGGCCCGCAGTTGCAGCGGGCTATGGAAAAAATCGCCGCCGCTGGCCTAGGTGTCATTATCTACCAACAACAGGAGGGGCGGGGTATTGGGATTCTGAACAAGATTCGCGCCTACGCCCTTCAGGATCAGGGGGCTGATACAATTGAAGCCAACCTGCGGTTGGGTTTTGATGTGGACGCCCGCGATTACACGCAGTGCGCGGAGATTCTGTGCGAGCTTGGATTACGAAAAATACGCCTGATGTCGAACAATCCGCGCAAACTGGCGGCGTTGCGCGACGCCGGCTTGGAAGTTGTCGAGCGCGTACCGATTGAACTGTCGCCGCGTGCGCCCTCAATCGGTTACTTGCGCACGAAGAAGGAAAAAATGGGACACCTACTCAGCGTCGTCTGA
- a CDS encoding 3-hydroxyisobutyryl-CoA hydrolase: MNEEQVHLEKQAGVAVLTLNRPQVINVLTTDMLRRLDQALDDLAADADVHTVLLRGAGTRGFCAGADVKWLRQCVLDGRAEVGDEFFAVEYALDLRLRHFPKPIVAVMEGVTMGGGLGLAIGARYRIATPTTRLAMPEVHIGFFPDVGASWFLNQLPGAWGRYLALTGESIDGATARALGLATHHLTAEQVADLPRLLAEHGVPAFLDRWETPAKAPVERQAWVDQHFGQASLEAILASLDAADDEWSRQARRNLRAASPYSLKVTWDLVCAAPPASLEAAFAQEREAAQRAIRHPDYAEGVRARLVDKDFQPRWAASQADD, encoded by the coding sequence ATGAACGAAGAACAGGTGCATCTTGAGAAGCAGGCGGGCGTCGCCGTTCTGACGCTCAACCGCCCACAGGTCATCAATGTTCTAACCACCGACATGCTGCGCAGACTTGATCAGGCGCTGGATGACCTTGCCGCCGACGCTGACGTTCACACCGTGCTTTTACGCGGCGCAGGAACGCGCGGTTTCTGCGCTGGAGCGGATGTCAAATGGCTTCGGCAGTGTGTACTCGACGGCCGCGCGGAAGTGGGCGATGAATTCTTCGCCGTGGAGTATGCGCTCGACCTGCGGCTTCGTCATTTCCCAAAGCCGATCGTAGCAGTGATGGAAGGGGTGACGATGGGCGGTGGGCTGGGGTTGGCAATTGGCGCGCGCTACCGGATTGCTACGCCGACGACGCGCTTGGCGATGCCGGAGGTGCACATCGGCTTTTTCCCTGATGTAGGGGCGAGTTGGTTTCTCAACCAACTGCCCGGCGCGTGGGGACGTTACTTAGCGCTGACCGGTGAGAGTATTGACGGCGCGACAGCGCGGGCGCTCGGTCTGGCGACCCACCATCTGACGGCGGAGCAGGTGGCCGACCTACCTCGTCTCTTGGCGGAACATGGCGTTCCGGCGTTCCTCGACCGCTGGGAGACCCCAGCGAAAGCGCCGGTTGAACGTCAAGCTTGGGTTGATCAGCATTTTGGTCAAGCGTCGCTAGAAGCTATTTTGGCGTCATTGGACGCCGCCGATGACGAGTGGTCACGGCAGGCGCGGCGAAACCTGCGCGCCGCCTCCCCTTACAGCCTCAAGGTGACGTGGGACCTCGTGTGCGCCGCGCCCCCGGCGTCGCTCGAAGCCGCGTTTGCGCAGGAGAGGGAAGCCGCGCAGCGGGCGATTCGGCATCCTGATTACGCCGAAGGCGTCCGAGCGCGGCTGGTGGATAAGGATTTTCAGCCGCGTTGGGCGGCTTCGCAAGCGGACGACTGA
- the prfB gene encoding peptide chain release factor 2 (programmed frameshift), with translation MSDLLELRRTYDALLERIAPLRGFFDPEGKRPQLEKLETRVADPNFWNDQEQAQKVLKERRRLADAIELAAFYDRESADLEVLFEFAEADPDSLAELAARLKALQAKVEATEVQMLLSGPDDANNAIVRIQSGAGGTDAQDWAEMLLRMYLRWCERRGFKTSILDVQPGKEAGITSAEFMVEGDYAYGLLSCESGVHRLVRISPFSSAGTRETSFASIFVTPEVEDDIEIEINEKDLRIDTYRSSGAGGQHVNVTDSAIRITHLPTGIVVSCQNQRSQHQNREMAMKVLKSRLYELELERRRAENAKLEATKRDISFGSQIRSYVLHPYRLVKDTRTKLERSDVENVLDGDLDDFIKEYLVAKNRQPEGVLVASNDT, from the exons ATGTCGGATTTGCTTGAACTTCGCCGGACCTACGACGCATTGCTTGAACGGATTGCGCCGCTGCGG GGTTTCTTTGACCCGGAAGGTAAACGTCCACAACTGGAAAAGCTCGAAACCCGTGTCGCCGACCCAAACTTCTGGAATGACCAAGAACAAGCGCAGAAGGTGCTCAAGGAGCGGCGGCGGCTGGCCGATGCAATTGAGCTAGCGGCTTTCTATGACCGTGAGTCGGCCGATTTGGAAGTTCTGTTTGAGTTTGCTGAAGCGGACCCAGACTCACTTGCCGAACTGGCGGCCCGCTTGAAGGCGCTGCAAGCCAAGGTCGAAGCGACCGAAGTACAGATGCTGCTGTCTGGGCCGGACGACGCCAACAACGCCATTGTGCGCATCCAGTCGGGGGCGGGCGGGACAGACGCCCAGGATTGGGCGGAAATGCTGCTGCGGATGTACCTGCGCTGGTGCGAACGACGTGGCTTCAAAACCAGTATCCTTGATGTGCAGCCCGGCAAGGAAGCAGGCATTACCTCGGCGGAATTCATGGTGGAAGGCGACTACGCCTACGGGTTGTTGTCGTGTGAAAGCGGCGTGCACCGGCTGGTGCGGATTTCGCCGTTTTCTTCGGCAGGAACGCGCGAAACCAGCTTCGCCTCAATCTTTGTGACGCCTGAAGTCGAAGACGACATCGAGATCGAAATCAACGAAAAGGATCTCCGCATTGACACCTATCGTTCGTCCGGGGCCGGCGGGCAGCACGTCAATGTCACCGACTCCGCCATTCGCATCACGCACCTGCCGACCGGCATTGTGGTGTCGTGCCAGAACCAGCGGTCACAGCACCAGAACCGTGAGATGGCGATGAAGGTGCTCAAGTCACGGCTTTACGAACTTGAGCTTGAGCGCCGCCGTGCTGAAAACGCCAAGTTAGAGGCGACTAAGCGCGATATTTCCTTCGGTTCCCAAATCCGTAGTTACGTGTTACATCCATACCGACTCGTCAAGGACACCCGCACCAAGCTGGAACGCAGCGATGTGGAGAATGTTCTTGACGGCGACCTAGACGATTTCATCAAGGAGTACCTTGTCGCCAAGAACCGCCAGCCGGAGGGCGTCCTTGTCGCTAGCAACGACACCTAG
- a CDS encoding tryptophan 2,3-dioxygenase family protein, protein MTGSPLTYWDYVKLDAIHDLQSERQTDCYDEVMFIAVHQHFEFWFAQVIRDLREIIRRLNLTPPEIVAATDLLHRCNLEFALAVQGFEVMKTLTRESFLAFRGALQHTSGLQSVQLTVIELLVGRTPDTLYHHLIDGPGMRDFLAKYGGPDGLIAQVIGEVERTGNLRRAYERVAAAPTTDPGQLAALQRELVALDRQLADWRRRHAETAAKVLGRDFSESAGTVGNTRSCRDNLEIGKRHTRRYFADLDPEASTQATPLQETQP, encoded by the coding sequence ATGACCGGCTCACCACTCACCTACTGGGATTACGTCAAGCTCGACGCCATCCACGACCTGCAATCTGAACGGCAGACCGACTGCTACGACGAGGTGATGTTCATCGCCGTCCATCAGCACTTTGAGTTCTGGTTCGCGCAGGTCATCCGCGACCTTCGGGAAATCATTCGCCGCCTCAACCTAACGCCGCCCGAAATCGTCGCTGCGACCGATCTCTTGCATCGGTGCAATTTGGAATTTGCGCTCGCCGTGCAGGGCTTCGAGGTGATGAAGACGCTCACCCGCGAGAGCTTTCTTGCGTTTCGCGGCGCGCTCCAACACACGTCGGGTCTGCAAAGCGTCCAACTTACGGTCATTGAGCTGCTGGTTGGACGCACGCCGGATACGCTTTACCACCACCTGATTGATGGTCCCGGCATGCGGGATTTCCTCGCCAAGTACGGCGGACCCGACGGGCTGATAGCGCAGGTTATCGGCGAAGTCGAGCGAACCGGCAATTTGCGCCGCGCCTACGAGCGCGTCGCCGCCGCGCCGACGACCGACCCGGGGCAGTTGGCCGCATTACAACGCGAACTCGTGGCGCTGGACCGGCAACTAGCCGACTGGCGGCGGCGACACGCTGAAACGGCCGCTAAGGTACTTGGACGTGACTTCAGCGAATCGGCCGGCACGGTTGGCAATACGCGCTCATGCCGTGACAACCTCGAAATCGGCAAACGCCACACCCGGCGTTACTTCGCCGACCTTGACCCGGAGGCCAGCACACAGGCGACGCCTTTACAGGAGACGCAGCCATGA
- the mdh gene encoding malate dehydrogenase produces MGRKKITVVGAGNVGATVAELLVLKELGDVVLVDIVEGLPQGKGLDLNEMAPIEGYDALVTGVTNYDATNDSDVVVITSGAPRKPGMSRDDLVEVNQKIVASVTEQVAPRSPNAVLVVVANPLDAMCTVAHRVSGFPRERVVGMAGVLDSARMRYFLADALKVSVENITAFVLGGHGDTMVPLPRYSTCAGIPVTELLPAETIAAIVERTRNGGAEIVKLLGTSAWYAPAAATVEMVEAIIKDKKKILPCAALLQGEYGLEGLFIGVPVKLGQGGVEQIIEIKLTDDEAAALRRSADAVRELVNLLK; encoded by the coding sequence ATGGGACGTAAAAAAATCACCGTTGTCGGAGCAGGAAACGTTGGCGCAACTGTCGCCGAGTTGCTGGTTCTCAAGGAGCTTGGCGATGTCGTATTGGTGGACATTGTTGAGGGCCTGCCGCAGGGCAAAGGCTTGGACTTGAACGAAATGGCTCCGATTGAGGGCTACGATGCGCTGGTGACGGGCGTCACCAACTACGACGCTACCAACGATTCCGATGTTGTGGTGATTACTTCCGGCGCACCGCGCAAGCCGGGAATGAGCCGCGATGACCTTGTGGAAGTCAACCAGAAGATTGTCGCCAGCGTAACGGAACAGGTTGCGCCGCGTTCGCCCAACGCGGTTTTGGTCGTCGTTGCTAACCCGCTGGACGCTATGTGTACGGTTGCGCACCGCGTCTCCGGCTTTCCGCGCGAGCGCGTCGTCGGCATGGCGGGTGTCCTCGACTCTGCGCGCATGCGCTATTTCCTTGCGGACGCGCTTAAGGTGTCGGTGGAAAACATCACGGCCTTTGTCCTTGGCGGCCACGGCGACACGATGGTGCCGCTGCCACGTTACTCAACGTGCGCGGGCATTCCAGTCACGGAACTGCTGCCGGCGGAAACCATCGCTGCCATCGTTGAACGGACACGCAACGGCGGCGCGGAAATCGTCAAGTTGCTGGGGACATCCGCTTGGTATGCGCCAGCTGCCGCGACGGTGGAAATGGTTGAGGCCATCATCAAAGACAAGAAAAAAATCTTGCCCTGTGCGGCGCTGCTGCAGGGGGAATACGGCCTGGAAGGACTGTTTATCGGCGTACCGGTCAAACTCGGCCAAGGCGGGGTTGAGCAGATTATCGAAATTAAGCTCACCGACGATGAAGCCGCCGCCTTGCGGAGGTCGGCGGACGCCGTACGGGAACTAGTCAACCTGCTCAAATAG
- a CDS encoding ABC transporter ATP-binding protein/permease: protein MSQPDDEVLGKAYDHRLAKRLLTYLKPYRKRVALAIPLIALTAGFELLALNLTMAAVDLFLMPPAHGQLGLFSRMLASSFDLLGGRPSPFDGVSLIGALYLGLMLVVFGLTYQQTMLLNGTGQFVMYDLRRELFAKFQRLPLSYYDRTPIGRMTTRLTSDVDALNELFTSGFVTLFSDVVVLVGILGFLFLINWKLALVSLVVVPLLTAVTAWFRTNATRTYREVRARLARINAFLQEHLSGMATVQLFNREARELRAFDAVNDAHRRVNIETIFYYAVFYPAIGFISNLGVALVIWYGGGQVLTGTLSLGALIFFIQAMQRFYEPIQDISEKYNILQAAMAAAERVFKVLDEPLVITSPVVPKRPTVKRGEIEFRGVWFAYKDENWVLRDVSFHVAPGQTVALVGATGAGKTSITSLLMRFYDVQRGQILIDGVDVRDFDLAELRRYFGVVLQDPTLFAGTIADNIRLGAADITDEQVIAAAREVRADDFIRRLPGGYQAVVKERGATLSVGQKQLIALARALAFNPQILILDEATASIDSETEALIQAAVERLLVGRTCVVIAHRLSTVRRADRIIVLHRGEIREMGTHQELVARSDGIYRRLYELQYRESPPLRAWASSPAR, encoded by the coding sequence ATGAGTCAGCCTGACGACGAGGTGCTTGGCAAAGCCTACGATCACCGGCTGGCCAAACGACTCCTGACTTACCTCAAGCCTTATCGCAAACGGGTGGCGTTGGCGATTCCGCTGATTGCGCTGACGGCGGGTTTTGAATTGCTGGCGCTCAACCTGACGATGGCGGCGGTGGACTTGTTCCTGATGCCGCCCGCCCACGGTCAACTGGGGCTATTTTCACGGATGTTGGCATCCAGCTTTGATCTCTTGGGCGGTCGTCCCTCGCCTTTTGACGGCGTGAGTCTCATCGGCGCGCTCTACTTGGGCTTGATGCTGGTGGTGTTTGGCCTGACCTACCAGCAAACCATGTTGCTCAACGGAACGGGGCAGTTCGTGATGTACGACCTGCGCCGCGAGTTGTTCGCCAAGTTTCAGCGGCTGCCGCTGAGTTATTACGACCGGACGCCGATTGGTCGGATGACGACGCGCCTGACTTCTGATGTGGACGCCCTCAACGAACTGTTCACGTCGGGTTTTGTGACGCTGTTCAGCGATGTCGTGGTGCTCGTCGGCATTCTTGGCTTTCTTTTCCTCATCAACTGGAAGTTGGCGCTGGTGAGCTTGGTCGTCGTCCCACTGCTGACGGCGGTGACGGCATGGTTTCGGACTAACGCCACCCGAACATATCGTGAGGTGCGCGCCCGTCTAGCCCGCATCAACGCTTTTCTCCAAGAACACCTTTCGGGTATGGCGACGGTGCAGTTGTTTAACCGTGAAGCCCGCGAACTGCGCGCGTTTGACGCCGTGAACGACGCGCACCGCCGCGTCAACATCGAGACGATTTTTTACTACGCCGTGTTCTATCCGGCGATCGGCTTCATCAGCAATCTGGGCGTGGCGCTGGTTATCTGGTACGGCGGCGGACAGGTGCTCACAGGGACGCTCTCGCTTGGCGCGCTCATCTTCTTTATTCAGGCGATGCAGCGATTTTATGAGCCGATTCAGGACATCAGTGAGAAATACAACATCTTGCAGGCCGCTATGGCGGCGGCGGAACGGGTCTTCAAGGTTTTAGATGAGCCGTTGGTGATTACGTCGCCGGTTGTTCCAAAAAGGCCGACCGTCAAGCGCGGCGAAATTGAGTTTCGGGGCGTGTGGTTTGCCTACAAGGATGAGAACTGGGTGCTGCGGGACGTGTCATTCCATGTCGCGCCGGGGCAAACTGTGGCGCTGGTCGGCGCAACTGGGGCAGGGAAGACATCCATTACCAGTTTGTTGATGCGCTTTTACGACGTACAGCGCGGGCAAATCTTGATTGACGGCGTAGACGTACGCGACTTTGACCTTGCTGAACTCCGGCGCTACTTCGGCGTTGTCTTGCAGGACCCAACACTTTTCGCCGGTACAATTGCCGACAACATACGGTTGGGCGCGGCTGACATCACCGACGAACAAGTCATTGCGGCGGCGCGGGAGGTGCGGGCTGACGACTTCATCCGGCGCTTACCTGGCGGCTATCAGGCCGTGGTCAAGGAACGGGGCGCTACGTTGTCCGTCGGGCAAAAACAGCTCATTGCCTTGGCGCGGGCGTTGGCGTTCAATCCGCAGATTCTCATCCTGGATGAAGCAACGGCCAGCATTGACAGTGAAACCGAAGCGCTCATTCAAGCGGCCGTCGAACGGCTGTTGGTTGGGCGGACGTGCGTCGTCATTGCCCATCGGCTGTCCACTGTGCGCCGCGCCGACCGCATCATCGTGCTGCATCGCGGCGAGATTCGCGAGATGGGAACGCATCAGGAACTAGTCGCCCGTTCCGACGGCATCTACCGGCGACTTTACGAGCTACAGTACCGTGAGTCGCCGCCGCTGCGGGCGTGGGCGTCGTCGCCCGCTCGATGA